Proteins encoded in a region of the Paenibacillus sp. W2I17 genome:
- a CDS encoding ABC-F family ATP-binding cassette domain-containing protein has translation MISTSGITLRYGKRALFEDVNIKFTPGNCYGLIGANGAGKSTFLKILSGEIESNSGEVHITPGERMAVLKQNHFEYDEYPVLETVIMGHSRLYAIMKEKDTLYAKADFTEEDGLRAGELEGEFAELNGWDAEPDAAALLIGLGIDRDMHDKKMNELSGNEKVRVLLAQALFGRPNNLLLDEPTNHLDLESIQWLENFLMDYEGTVIVVSHDRHFLNKVCTHIADIDFGKIQLYVGNYDFWYESSQLALALQRDANKKKEEKIKELQAFIQRFSANASKSKQATSRKKQLDKITLDDLRPSNRKYPFINFKPEREAGKQLLTVDRISKSIDGVNMLNDISFVVNKGDKIAFVGPNGNAKSLLFDILMGETELDSGEYTWGVTTTQAYFPKDNSKYFDGVDMTLVDWLRQYSKDQDETYLRGFLGRMLFSGEESLKKASVLSGGEKVRCMLAKMMQTGANALILDEPTNHLDLESITALNNGMIDFDGTMLFTSHDHQFIQTIANRIIEITPNGIIDRQMSYDEYLESDEIKELRNKMYPVEA, from the coding sequence ATGATCAGTACAAGCGGCATCACGCTCCGCTACGGAAAACGTGCACTTTTTGAAGATGTAAATATCAAATTCACACCAGGAAACTGTTACGGCCTCATCGGCGCCAATGGAGCCGGTAAATCAACATTCTTGAAAATTTTGTCCGGTGAAATTGAATCAAACTCGGGAGAGGTGCACATCACCCCGGGCGAACGTATGGCCGTTTTGAAGCAAAACCACTTTGAATATGATGAGTATCCGGTTCTTGAAACGGTAATTATGGGTCATAGTCGTCTCTATGCCATTATGAAAGAAAAAGATACGCTGTATGCCAAAGCGGACTTCACTGAAGAAGACGGCCTGCGTGCAGGGGAACTTGAAGGTGAATTTGCCGAGTTGAATGGCTGGGATGCTGAGCCGGATGCAGCGGCACTCCTGATCGGTCTGGGTATTGACCGTGACATGCACGATAAGAAAATGAATGAACTAAGTGGTAACGAAAAAGTTCGTGTCCTGCTTGCACAAGCATTGTTTGGTCGTCCAAACAACCTGTTGCTCGATGAGCCTACCAACCACTTGGATCTCGAATCCATTCAATGGCTTGAGAACTTCTTGATGGACTATGAAGGTACTGTTATTGTGGTATCCCATGACCGTCACTTCCTGAACAAAGTATGTACGCACATTGCGGATATCGACTTTGGTAAAATCCAGTTGTACGTAGGTAACTATGACTTCTGGTATGAATCCAGCCAATTGGCACTTGCGTTGCAACGTGATGCCAACAAGAAAAAAGAAGAGAAGATTAAAGAGCTTCAAGCCTTTATTCAACGTTTCTCTGCGAACGCCTCGAAATCGAAACAGGCAACTTCCCGGAAGAAACAACTCGACAAAATCACGCTGGATGACCTTCGTCCATCGAACCGTAAATATCCGTTTATCAACTTCAAACCTGAGCGTGAAGCCGGTAAACAATTGTTGACCGTAGATCGTATCAGCAAATCTATTGATGGTGTAAACATGCTGAATGATATCAGCTTTGTCGTGAACAAAGGGGATAAAATTGCATTTGTTGGCCCGAACGGAAATGCCAAGTCACTCTTGTTTGATATTCTTATGGGTGAAACGGAATTGGATAGCGGCGAATATACTTGGGGTGTAACTACAACTCAAGCTTATTTCCCGAAAGACAACTCCAAATATTTTGACGGTGTAGACATGACTCTTGTGGATTGGCTCCGTCAATATTCCAAAGATCAGGATGAAACGTATCTGCGTGGATTCTTGGGACGTATGCTCTTCTCAGGTGAGGAATCCTTGAAAAAGGCAAGTGTACTCTCCGGGGGCGAGAAAGTTCGCTGTATGCTGGCGAAAATGATGCAGACTGGTGCTAACGCATTGATTCTGGATGAGCCTACGAACCACTTGGATCTCGAATCCATTACAGCGCTGAACAATGGTATGATTGATTTTGACGGCACCATGCTGTTCACTTCCCATGACCATCAATTCATTCAAACCATTGCTAACCGGATTATCGAAATTACGCCGAATGGCATCATCGATCGCCAAATGAGCTATGACGAATATCTGGAAAGTGATGAAATCAAAGAACTGCGCAATAAAATGTATCCGGTAGAAGCTTAA
- a CDS encoding cation diffusion facilitator family transporter, with product MNAYEEIRKGERGAWVSIVAYLVLSAFKLICGYLFASSALLADGFNNLTDIVASVAVLIGLRISQKPPDSDHAYGHFRAETVAALVASFIMAMVGLQVLVEAVRSWYEGAFVAPNLWAAAVAVVCAVVMLGVYRYNHRLAKQINSQALMAAAKDNRSDAWVSIGAAVGIIGAQFGLPWLDKVAAIAVGLLICKTAWEIFRDSTHRLTDGFDQKELTDLRSSVARVPGVEMIKDVKARVHGSHVLVDVVIEVDGGLSLIEGHQICDRVEERLKRSHNIMHVHVHVEPKTETEEVTRNP from the coding sequence TTGAACGCTTATGAAGAAATTCGAAAAGGGGAGCGAGGGGCTTGGGTTAGTATCGTAGCCTATCTCGTTTTGTCCGCCTTTAAGCTGATCTGTGGATATTTATTTGCTTCCAGCGCCTTGCTGGCCGATGGTTTTAATAACCTTACGGATATTGTGGCATCCGTTGCTGTATTGATCGGGCTTCGAATCTCCCAGAAACCACCTGATTCGGATCATGCCTATGGTCATTTTAGAGCGGAGACTGTTGCTGCCTTGGTGGCTTCATTTATTATGGCTATGGTTGGGCTGCAAGTATTGGTTGAAGCCGTTCGCTCCTGGTATGAAGGAGCCTTTGTTGCTCCAAATCTGTGGGCGGCAGCGGTGGCTGTAGTCTGTGCTGTGGTGATGTTAGGTGTATATCGTTACAATCACCGTCTGGCTAAACAAATTAATAGTCAGGCTCTGATGGCTGCGGCGAAAGATAATCGTTCGGATGCCTGGGTCAGCATAGGCGCTGCAGTTGGAATTATAGGTGCGCAGTTCGGACTTCCATGGTTGGATAAAGTAGCTGCCATTGCTGTAGGTCTGTTGATCTGCAAAACGGCTTGGGAGATTTTTCGGGATTCTACACATCGTCTTACCGATGGATTTGACCAGAAGGAACTGACGGATCTCAGATCCTCAGTAGCACGCGTTCCCGGTGTTGAGATGATCAAGGATGTAAAGGCACGTGTGCATGGCAGTCATGTACTTGTGGATGTAGTCATTGAAGTGGACGGAGGCCTAAGCTTGATTGAAGGCCATCAGATCTGTGACCGTGTTGAAGAGCGGTTGAAGCGATCGCATAACATCATGCATGTACATGTACATGTGGAACCAAAGACGGAAACGGAAGAAGTCACAAGGAACCCTTGA
- a CDS encoding cytochrome d ubiquinol oxidase subunit II: protein MSFEIAGIAILWTFLFGYLIVASIDFGAGFFSFYSILTGHENKIHNIIQRYLSPVWEVTNVFLIFFVVGLVGFYPDSAFYYGTALLVPGSLAIVLLAIRGVYYAYNTYGNHGQNSRIYMALYGATGLLIPAVFSTILAISEGGIIEQVGDQVFFRWREFLTNPYTWSVVLLALVSVLYISAMFLSYYAKRAGDEPAYEVLREYALLWSLPTIFASFLAFLQINKQNPEHFEQMVNISWMFIASFICFVIAVSLVWKSKYLGWCFVAVMLQFAFAWYGYGRSHLPYILYPYINIYDSFTNRTMGIALITAFSLGLLVLIPSLVLIMKLFLFDANYVRGNSGKKKG from the coding sequence TTGAGTTTCGAAATTGCAGGCATCGCAATATTGTGGACGTTTTTGTTCGGTTACCTGATCGTTGCTTCGATTGATTTTGGCGCCGGATTCTTCAGCTTTTACAGCATTTTGACCGGGCACGAGAACAAAATTCATAACATCATTCAGCGCTACCTGTCTCCCGTGTGGGAAGTGACGAATGTGTTTTTGATCTTTTTTGTGGTGGGTCTGGTCGGATTTTATCCGGACAGCGCCTTTTATTACGGGACAGCCTTGCTGGTGCCGGGTTCCCTAGCTATTGTACTGCTTGCGATCCGGGGCGTGTATTACGCCTACAATACCTATGGCAATCATGGGCAGAACAGCCGGATCTATATGGCATTGTACGGGGCGACGGGATTGCTGATTCCGGCGGTATTCTCCACCATTTTGGCAATATCCGAAGGCGGGATCATTGAGCAGGTGGGCGATCAGGTGTTTTTTCGCTGGCGTGAATTTTTGACGAATCCCTATACCTGGTCGGTTGTTTTGCTTGCATTGGTTAGTGTGCTCTACATCTCGGCGATGTTTCTATCCTATTATGCGAAGCGGGCGGGGGATGAGCCGGCATATGAGGTGCTTCGAGAGTACGCGCTGCTCTGGAGTTTGCCTACCATTTTTGCAAGTTTTCTGGCTTTTCTGCAAATTAACAAACAGAATCCCGAACACTTTGAGCAGATGGTGAATATTTCGTGGATGTTCATCGCTTCGTTTATTTGTTTTGTCATTGCCGTGTCGCTGGTGTGGAAAAGTAAATATCTAGGTTGGTGCTTTGTTGCTGTCATGCTTCAGTTTGCCTTTGCCTGGTATGGTTATGGGCGATCCCACCTCCCGTACATTTTGTATCCTTACATCAATATTTACGACAGCTTTACGAATCGTACGATGGGGATTGCGCTCATTACAGCGTTTAGTCTGGGGTTACTCGTGCTCATTCCTTCGCTTGTGCTGATTATGAAGCTGTTCCTGTTTGATGCCAATTATGTGCGCGGTAATTCTGGTAAAAAGAAAGGATGA
- a CDS encoding cytochrome ubiquinol oxidase subunit I, giving the protein MSSLDPVLLSRILTGLTLFVHIIFASIGVGVPLMIALAEWRGLRTNDMHYTLLARRWARGFVITVAVGVVTGTSIGLQLSLLWPMFMRVAGQAIALPLFMETFAFFIEAIFLGIYLYTWDRFKKKYTHMLLLIPVALGSSASAIFITTVNSFMNQPQGFTLINGIMKDIHPIAAMLNPATPTKVSHVLASSYTLSAGILAGIAAFSLLRGRDHVYYKKALKLTTVSALVFAISTVMIGDSSGKFLAKYQPEKLAAAEWHFKTMKEAPLVYGGILDENNEVKYAIEIPYALSILAGNRPDTEVKGLEEYPADLRPPLSIHYMFDLKVTTGVIILMIPVLYVLRRWLPGRKPYPKWLLLGIVLLGPLAMIAIELGWMFAEVGRQPWILRGYMKVAEAATTSTSVGWMLVLFILLYLILCFSCIRVLSKLFRNKEAEKELESLGLEGGIVH; this is encoded by the coding sequence ATGTCATCCCTGGACCCTGTTTTGCTCAGCCGGATACTAACCGGCCTTACCCTGTTTGTACACATTATTTTTGCCTCTATTGGTGTAGGTGTTCCACTTATGATTGCCTTGGCCGAGTGGCGAGGACTCCGAACCAATGATATGCATTACACCTTGCTGGCACGCCGGTGGGCGCGAGGTTTTGTCATCACCGTTGCCGTGGGCGTCGTTACAGGCACCTCAATCGGATTACAGCTCAGTCTGCTGTGGCCGATGTTTATGCGGGTAGCGGGTCAGGCAATCGCCCTGCCGCTGTTCATGGAGACGTTTGCCTTTTTTATAGAGGCGATCTTTCTTGGAATTTACCTCTATACGTGGGATCGTTTCAAAAAGAAATATACGCATATGCTGCTGTTGATTCCGGTAGCTCTCGGCTCATCTGCATCTGCGATTTTCATTACAACGGTGAACTCCTTCATGAACCAGCCTCAGGGATTCACCCTGATTAATGGCATCATGAAGGACATTCATCCGATTGCTGCCATGTTGAATCCGGCAACGCCAACCAAAGTGTCCCATGTACTCGCCTCATCCTACACCTTGAGTGCAGGTATCCTGGCGGGGATAGCCGCCTTCAGTTTGCTTCGGGGACGGGATCATGTGTATTACAAAAAAGCACTGAAACTCACGACGGTATCTGCGCTCGTATTTGCCATTAGCACCGTCATGATCGGCGATTCCTCCGGTAAATTTCTGGCGAAATATCAGCCGGAGAAGTTAGCTGCCGCAGAATGGCATTTCAAGACGATGAAAGAGGCACCGCTCGTTTATGGGGGTATTTTGGATGAGAACAATGAGGTGAAATATGCGATTGAGATTCCGTATGCCCTTAGCATTTTGGCGGGAAATCGTCCAGATACGGAAGTGAAAGGTCTCGAAGAGTACCCTGCGGATCTGAGGCCACCATTGTCTATTCACTATATGTTCGACCTGAAGGTCACAACCGGAGTGATCATCCTGATGATTCCTGTGTTATATGTACTGCGGCGGTGGTTACCAGGGCGCAAGCCATATCCCAAATGGCTGCTGCTTGGCATTGTCTTGCTGGGGCCTCTGGCCATGATTGCCATCGAGCTGGGGTGGATGTTCGCTGAAGTTGGCAGGCAGCCTTGGATCTTACGTGGGTATATGAAGGTGGCGGAAGCGGCTACGACGTCAACTTCGGTAGGATGGATGCTGGTGTTGTTCATCTTGCTGTATCTAATCCTGTGTTTCTCGTGCATTCGGGTACTCAGCAAGCTGTTCCGCAACAAGGAAGCAGAGAAGGAACTGGAGTCTCTGGGGCTTGAAGGAGGGATCGTGCATTGA
- a CDS encoding MBL fold metallo-hydrolase yields MPKIRYNNIDNVSTDKTLKEFKQWREQRRSKVKDYSYTVPKHPPELDYLHANRDDTSITWIGHSTFFIQYYGLNIVTDPVWAEKMGFQRRLGAPGIPIQDIPPLDVILISHSHYDHLHLASLRKLITAKTLLIVPDGLKRKMIRKGFHRCQEMKWWDHMTLGGVKITFVPAQHWTRRTLFDTNTSHWGGYVLESNHPATTSAAESAATTSNQDESSTESGKNETSKTSGGPPVLYFVGDTGYFQGFKTIGERFDIGVTLMPIGAYDPEWFMTSQHVTPEEALQGFVESGSQLMVPMHYGTFKLADDTPKEALDRLEVERERLGIGKERIRVLGHGETLRIHHEEGKRG; encoded by the coding sequence ATGCCGAAAATCCGTTATAACAATATCGATAATGTAAGTACGGACAAAACGCTGAAGGAATTCAAACAATGGAGGGAGCAACGGCGGAGCAAAGTGAAGGACTACTCCTACACCGTGCCCAAACACCCGCCTGAACTGGATTATCTGCATGCCAACCGGGATGACACAAGTATTACCTGGATTGGTCACTCCACGTTTTTCATTCAATATTATGGATTGAACATCGTGACTGACCCGGTGTGGGCCGAAAAAATGGGATTTCAACGAAGGCTCGGTGCCCCCGGCATTCCGATTCAGGATATTCCACCTTTGGATGTGATTCTGATATCCCATTCCCACTATGATCATCTGCATCTGGCTTCCTTGCGTAAGCTGATTACAGCTAAGACATTGCTCATCGTACCCGATGGTCTGAAGCGCAAGATGATTCGCAAAGGATTTCATCGATGCCAGGAGATGAAATGGTGGGATCATATGACACTTGGCGGAGTCAAAATAACTTTTGTCCCTGCACAGCACTGGACGCGCCGAACGTTGTTTGATACCAATACGTCCCATTGGGGCGGTTATGTATTGGAATCGAATCATCCGGCAACGACTTCAGCAGCGGAAAGTGCTGCAACAACGAGCAATCAGGATGAATCATCCACGGAATCAGGGAAGAACGAAACATCCAAAACATCAGGCGGCCCGCCTGTGTTGTATTTTGTGGGTGACACAGGTTACTTCCAGGGTTTCAAAACGATTGGAGAACGCTTTGACATTGGGGTTACCCTGATGCCCATCGGTGCCTACGATCCGGAATGGTTCATGACTTCTCAGCATGTGACACCCGAAGAAGCGCTGCAGGGGTTCGTTGAATCCGGTTCACAGCTCATGGTTCCAATGCATTACGGCACATTCAAGCTGGCGGATGATACGCCCAAGGAAGCGCTGGATCGACTGGAAGTCGAACGTGAACGCCTAGGCATTGGTAAAGAGCGGATTCGGGTGCTTGGTCATGGCGAAACACTCCGCATTCACCACGAGGAAGGTAAACGGGGCTAA